The Syntrophales bacterium nucleotide sequence GCTCAGCCCTTTTCTCCGACTCATGGGGTTGGACCAGAGGGTGGGATTTCTCTGGATGACGGCGGTTGTCTTTGGTCTCTCCTATGGCGGGGCGGTCATTGTGGAAGAGGCCAAAAACGGCAGATTGAACAAGGATGAACTGGAACTTCTCCATCTTTCCATCGGGATGAACCACTCGATGGTGGAAGATCCGCCGCTATTCATGGCCCTGGGAGTCAATCCGCTCTGGCTTTATATTCCCCGACTGTTGATGGCGATTGTCATTGTCCGGCTGGTGCGTTTTTATCAGTACCTGGCACATCGTCAACCATCTTTAGTGAGCAGAGAGGAGTGAACTGGAACATGACGGCTGCCGTAGAATCGATGATGCTTTTCGACTTTGACGGGGTACTTGCAGACTCGCTTCACCTGTACTCGGAGGCGGTCAGACTTATCCTCGAACGGATTGGCACGCCCATCGTCTCGAGTCGCGCCGATTATCTGGAACTTTTCGAAGGGAATTTTTACGAATCAATGGCTGGCCGGGGGGTTGACCTTGCGGCCTTTTCCCTCGCCGCAAAGGAAATTCTCCCCGGCCTTGATTACAGTGCGATGAGGCCTTTCCCGGGACTCATCCCGGTTTTGAGCTCCCTGCAGAAAGACAATCTGCTGGCCGTTGTTTCGTCAAACGGTTCACAGACAATCGCAAAAGCGCTGAGCAGTTTTGGCTTTTTAACCTATTTTCAGGATATTCTCGGCTCTGATTTTCTCTTCAGCAAGCGGGAAAAAATCAGCCACGCCTTATCGAAATATGGGGTTTCCCCTAGTCAAACCTACTACATAGGGGACACGACGGGGGACATTGCCGAGGCGAAGGCAGCCGGGGTTGTAAGCGTGGCCGCCGCCTGGGGGTGGCACAGCCGGGAGAAGCTCGCCGCTGCCTCTCCCGATTTTCTGATCGATACGCCTCATGGCCTGCTTGACCTGGGAAGCAAAGGGGGGCGCCGGAGTGCTTCGGCGGAATCGTAACGATAGCGCAGGGGAGAAGCCCTCTTTCCATGCACGTGATCGAGGTAAAAGACAGTGATTACCATAAACGGATTTTTGCACCGGGAAGTCCTCAGCGACGTTATTCGCCGCTGGATGTACAATGAGACGCATCCCGACGATGCCGACAGCGTGGTCAAACTCGTCCATTTCAACAGCGTCTTTGTATCCCGTTATCTGAAAATTTTTGCCCAGGGCATCTTTTCGGGACTGCGTCCGGGCCCCCTTTCAGTTTTCCCCGTTACCAGAAAAGGCGATCTGAAAGACGCCCTTGTTGCGGCGCCTCCATATCGCAATGAAAGAATTGACCAACTCACCGACGATTACCGCCTTAATCCGGGGCGCTTTTACAGGGAAACGCCCTTTAATGGCGCACTCTATTTTGTAACCGGCAATAGTGAACGAATATATGTAGGATCCAGCAGAATTAAGCGGGGGCGTCGTCTGGCAGAAAAATCGGCCCGCCGGATCATCGATATCATCTTTGACCGAATAAAAAGGGACGCCGAAATGATGGCAGATGGACGGGCGCTGCTGTTGGGGATTCCCCGCGCCTCACTCCTGACCGCTCCTCAGGAAATGGAAGCGGAGTTTTTTCGGGCGGAGAATCGGCTGCTGGAGGATTTGCGCGAGCGGCGACCAATCGACGCGGATGGAAAAATTGATCCGATAAACGATGTCGCCGGCATCAAGGTTATCCTCGAGCCCCACGAAGAAATGAAAATTCAGGAGCTGATAGCGCGCTCAGCGGACAGCGAGATTGTCGAAGCGGAGAAACACAGCGGGCGCTACAATGCGACCAATCTGATCGTCCGCTTCCGCCCCCCTAAAAGGGATATCCTTGCCCTTCCCCTCGAAGAGGGCTCTCTCCGCATCATGCAGGCGCGGGGGTATTCCCCGTATGAGGCGAATCAATTTTTCCGGGAATTTGTGCTTGCGGGGGAGGAGGATGTGCTGGTAGAAATAATCGTCTCCAGTTATCAGGAGATTCTGGAAAGCGAACTTGGCAGAAGCATGCATGAAGACAGAATTATTGAACAGAGGCTGAAGCAGCAGTATCGGGGGCCGCTTGCCAGGAACATTGGATATCTTCTGGAGTATCTGTTTGTCTTACCCGCCGCCGGCCGCAGCGGCGACCTGGGCGAACTCCCGATAAAGCTCTGGAACCGCTATCTGCCTGACTATTTCGACGAGATATTGAAAGGGCTGTTTCACATTCCGCCAATTAACCAAATCAGTTAGCCGAAAATGGACTAAGGCGGCAGTCATGGCTGATTTTACCCCTGGCGATTGCCTTTATTGATCCTTCTGAATCCCTCATCAAGGAGCTGTTCCGTTTCCCTTGCCCGGATGCCGGGATTCTTTGCCCCCATCACAACGGCGATCAGGCGGGTGTTCCCCCGTTTTGCCGTCGCAATTATGTGATATCCGGCGATTGCGACCCATCCTGTCTTCAAGCCGTCCGCGTCGGGATAATGGCGCAGCAGGCTGTTCCGGTTGCGCTGGGTTATGTTGTTGTAGGTGAAGTACTGGGTGGAATGCAGATCGAGCGCCTCCGGAAAGCGCTGCAGATAACTTCTGGCCAAAACAAGCATGTCCCGAGCCGTCGTAAATTGGTCTTTGGCGGGGAGACCGTTGGGATTCTGGAAGTTGCTGTTGAACATCCCTAATTCACGTGCCTTCCGGTTCATCTGCGCGACGAATTGCTCCACGGTTCCCCCGAGATATTCGGCCAGGGCGACGGATCCGTCATTAGCGGATACAACCGCGATCCCCTTCATAAGTTCTCCCAGAGGAATTTCGCTGCCCGCCTGAACGAACATGCGGGAGCCGCCCGTATTCGATGCCTTGCGGCTGATCCTTACCTGGTCGGAAAGCCTGGTTCGCCCCGCTTTTATCGCCTCGTCGGCGATGTACAGGGAGAGGATTTTCGTAATTGATGCCGGCTGGAGGCGCGTATCGGCAAAATGGGAATAGAGTATTCTGCCGGTATTCATGTCCATGAGGATCGCCGAACGGCAGGTAAGCTTAAGCCCATCGGCTGCAGACAGGTGCGGCCAGAAAAAAAGAGCGGATAGAATTATTAAAACGCTGATGCTTCGCTTAACGATGGCTAATCCCCCTCTGTGGCTGAAAAAACCCTGGCAGCGAAGAGCCCCGGCGAGGATGCCGGCGGATTGCGCCCAGAGTTGCGGCGTACAGTAATAATTGTGACCCTTAATGTCAATGAATTTTTTCCGGGCTGGATTTACCAAAACGATAATGATATGAATGCCCACACACAATCGGCCTTCGGCGCTCTTTTATTCAGGTTATTTTGTAACAGAAGTCGCTATTTATCATTGAACCAAAAATACACTAAGGGAGGAAAGCACAATGATCAGAATGGTTTTGCTTCGGCACGGGGAAAGCGCCTGGAATCTGGAGAACCGCTTTACCGGCTGGACTGATGTTGATCTTACCGAAAAGGGGATTGCCGAGGCTCATCAGGCAGGCAGGCTTCTGAAAGAAGAGGGTTATACATTCGATCTGGCCCATACGTCAGTGCTGAAGCGGGCGATCCGGACATTATGGATTGTGCTGGACGAGATGGAGCTGATGTGGCTGCCTGTTTATCGGTCGTGGAGGCTCAACGAACGCCATTACGGGGCCTTGCAGGGGCTTAACAAGAAGGATACCGCCGATAAGTACGGCATGGAACAGGTGCATATCTGGCGAAGAAGTTATGACACCCCGCCGCCTGCCCTGGAAACGACAGACGAGCGTTTTTCGGGCAGCGATCCAAGGTATAAGGGGTTAAAGCCAGCGGAGCTGCCAGGGGGGGAATCGCTGAAAAATACGCTGGAAAGGGTGCTTCCCTATTGGCATGAAGCGATTGTTCCGGATCTCCGCGCGGGTAAGAAATTAGTGATCGTGGCGCATGGAAACAGCATCCGCGCCCTGGTGAAGTACCTGGACGATGTCCCCGACAATGTGATTACCGAGCTGAATATCCCGACAGGCATTCCGCTGATCTATGAGCTTGACGACAACCTGCGCGCCGTCAACCATTTCTATCTGGGGGATCAGGATGCTGTCGCCCAGGCAACCGCGTCGGTCGCGAATCAGTTGAACAAAAAGTGAAAATCAGAAGTATAATATCCGGTATTTAAGCACGATCACAAAAAGGACGAAGGCCAGGGCGATCATGACATAAAACAGGGTTTTGTGGAGGGCGGTGTTGGCGCCCAGATCGAGAAAAATCACCCGCAATCCCAAAGCCGCGTGGAGAAACACTAAAAATGCCATGATGGCCTGCAGGCTCACCATATAGGGATAGACCAGATGAAGCGAGATCAGAATAACGATCAGGAGCGCGGAAAATCTCTGTATAAGCCATGCCCACATTCCCACCTGCGTTGCACGCCATTCGGAGAGACTCAGCGAATCCCTTCTGCGTATGATACGGTCGGCATTTTTTGTATCTTCCATCTTTTCCCCCTTTATGAAATAGCTAAAAAATAGTTCTTGCGCCCGTTCGGCGGCGGCTCTCTATGCAGAGATGTTATTTGTAGTTTGCCGCGAAATACCCGGCAAGCTTTGCGATCTCTTCCCGGGAGGTTTTCGCAAGCGGGCTTTTCTCTTGCAATTCCTCTTTGTTTTTCTCAAGTAAAGCAACTATTTGCTGCGTCCTGCCACTGACCTCCCGGTCTGTTATCCCTTGTTCGTTGCGATAGATAATATGGGCGCTCCGAAACAGGGATGGTTCTATCCGCTTCGCCTTGTAATGCGTAAAATCAATGCTGCGCAGGTAGCTCACCAGCGCTTCCCGATCGGCGTCATCGAGATGATATTTTACCATTTTCCCCTTTTTGCCCAGGGTTTTGTCGGGATCCTTCAGCAGATTCCGCAAGAATTCCTGGTCTCTTTTCGTGCCGACCTTCCACAGATCGGGCGCATTTTTCATGCCCACCCCTTCGATGCTGTGGCAGCTGTAGCAAACATTTTTTTCAAAAAGCGCCAGTCCGGCCAGCTCCTTGACGGCCAGCGGACGATCCGGGACAAAGAATTTACCAGGCAGAGGCGAGGAAACCTCGGCGATAAGCGTCAGGTACAGGATAAGAATGACGGCGCCAAAGCCAGTGGCAATGGCAAGCGGTCTCTTTGTGTAGGCGCGCTCCGGGTTCTTGTCGTAGAAGGGCAGAAAGAGCAGAACGGCGATCCCGAACAAAGGAAGAACCGTTAAGGCAATAACAATCGATTTACCCTCAAACATCTTCAGTATTTCATAGCCGAAGAGGATAAACCACTCCGGTTTGGGGACGGAATTGATCGGCGCCAGCGGTTGCGCCGCGGGGTCTGCCGGAACGCCGACATAGCGGGCCAGCATAAACAAGGCCGCCATCATCAGCAAAGAGGCGATCGCGTCCTTGGCGAGCTGGTAGGGGAAAAATGGCTGCGTGCCGACCTCGATCCCTTCGCGGGGGGGAGGTCCCTTCTCGCCGTGGATCTGAATGAGCGCCACATGGTTGGCGATAACGGCCAGAATCGCCATCGGCAGCAGAATCATGTGCAAGGAGCCGTAGCGGGTCAGCGTCAGGCCTCCGACCTGAATGCCTCCGACCATGTTGGCCAGCCAGCCGCCGATCAGCGGCAGGAATTCAAAAACCTTCGCAAGGATGGTGGCCGCCCAGTAAGAACGGTCGGACCACGGCAGGATATAGCCGGTGAGCGCCATCAGGGCGGTCAGAAAGAACAGGCCCAGGCCGGTTACCCAGATAAACTGGTTCGGTTTTTTATATCCGCCGTGGAAAAAAGCCCGGAGCAGATGGATAAACACCGTCAACACCATGAAGTGGGAGGCCCAGTGGTGGACGCCCCTGATCAGCCAGCCCAGCGTCAGTTCATTCTGGATATGCTCCACGCTGCCGTATGCCTCCGCAAGCGTAGGAACGTAGTTGCCGGCCAGCAGGAACCCCGTTATAACCTGGATGATGAAGAGAAAAAGGCTGAGAGAGCCCAGCGTGTACCACCAGCCAATATCCTTGGAGAGGGGTTTGTAAAAGAATTTCGTCTTCAGCAGTTCCCACGCCCCCATTTTGTTTCCCAGAGTCTGCTCCATATTATGCGCCCTCCTCCTGGAGATAGAGTATCCCCCCTTCGACCTTGACTTTCAGATGGGCCAGTGGTGTCGGGGGAGGTCCTAATGTGACTTTCCCTTCCTTATTGAAAGCGCCGCCGTGGCAGGGGCATAAAAACATGCGAATGGATTCGTCCCAGTAGCAGATGCAGCCGAGATGCGTGCAGGTGGGATCCATCGCGGAGAGGGCGCCTGCTTCATCTTTGACGAGATATGCCCTTTTCGGGTAGGAAACAAGCTTACCCCGTTCCCATTTCTGTCTGTTGTAGGTTATTTCCAGCGGAATGTCCGGCTGCAAATTTGGCATCTCGCCCCACTTTATCCAGCCCGACTCCCAACCCCGCGCCGGTTTGCTGAACAGGGGCGGAAACATCAGCAGAAAGCCGGCGCCGATCGCCCCGGTCCCTCCCCAGAATGCTGTTTTCATGAAGTTTCTTCTTGCCGAAACGGCCTCCGGGAACGCCACCGGCAACGGCTTCGTCTCTTCATCTACCAACTCTTTTCGCTTGGGCGAGGTGAAACGATACTTGACCGCTGTCCTCTTCAGGTGGTGGATCGCCCCGGTCGGCGAGAGCTGTTTCGGGCAGGCCTCCATGCAGTTGAATTCGTCATGGCAGCGCCAGATCCCATGCTCGTCGGAGAGATTGACAATGCGCTCGCTGCCCAGCTTGTCTCTTGTATCCCGGAGTTTGCCGTCCGCGGCCAGCATGCCGAAAGGACCGGGAAATTTCTGATCCCATCCAGCCATAGTGCAGGCCGCGTAACAGGCGCCGCACATGATGCACTCCACGAGGCCGTCAACGCTCTTGCGGTCATCGGGAGACTGGTAAAATTCCTTTTCGGGCGGGATCTCTTTGGGAATCAGGAAAGGTTCGACAAGTGTGTATTTTTCGTAAAAATCGGTCATATCCACGACCAGATCCTTGATCAGCGGCAAATTGGCGAGGGGCTCGACCTTGATCCGGGGCGATTTTATGTTTTCGACGAGGGTGCGGCAGGCCAGGGCGAACTTGTCGTTGATCTTCATCCCGCACGACCCGCAAACCGCCGCCCGGCATGAGGAACGGTAGGAGAGGCCCCCATCGTAGTTTTCCAAAATGTAGTAGAGAGATTCCAGCACCGTCAGCCCTTTGACAACGGGAACTTCATAGGTCTCATAATGAGGTTTTTTGTCTGCCTGAGGATCATAGCGCAGTATCTCAATAACCGCCTTTTCACCTATTTGAGCCATCTTAATATTTCCTTTCTTCCGGTTGCCATTTCGTTATGGTGACAGGTTTATAGGAAAGCTCCGGGCCGTCTTCCGTAAATCTGGCGATGGTGTGTTTCTGCCAATTTGCATCATCGCGGTTCGGAAAATCCGTTCGGGAGTGAGCTCCCCGACTTTCTTCCCGGGCAAGGGCGCCGAGCGTGATCACCTCCGCGAGGTCTATGCCGGCAGCAATCTCCAGGGTCCATGTCCGATCAAAATTGAAGACGCTGCCCTTGGCGGCGGAGCGGATATTGCGGAACCGCTTCTTGACCGCCCTAATCTCCTGCAGGGCAGACTCCAAATCAGCCTTATTTCTGAAGATCTGTACCTTGTTGTCAACGATGTCATGCACCTCGTCCCTGATTTTGTAGGGATCTTCCGAACCGCCGCGATTGTAAAGCTCCTCCAGTTCCTTTTCCTTCTTCCGGAGCGCCTCTTTAACTAAGCTGTCATCCTTGGGCGCCCCCTTGCCCTGGATCGCCAGGGAGGCGTTGCGACCGGCGATTTCTCCAAAAACAATGGTTTCGAGCAGGGAGTTGCCGCCGAGACGATTGGCCCCATGAACGCTGACACAGGCGCATTCCCCCGCCGCGTAGAACCCCTCCACCTCCGTCTTGCAGGTGTGGTCGCAATCGATCCCGCCCATCGAATAATGCTGGGCGGGGCGGATGGGGATCGGCTCCGTGACCGGGTCAATTCCCAGAAAATCCACGCAGATGGCCTTTATTCCCGGGAGCCTCTCGTCGATTTTCGCCCGGCCGAGGTGCCGAATATCGAGATAGACATATTTTTCGCCATTGATGCCGCGCCCAGCGATCAGCTCGGTTTCTATGGAACGGGAAACCATATCCCGCGGCGCCAGTTCAATCGCCTTCGGGGCATAGCGCTTCATGAAACGCTCCCCGTCATTATTGATCAGATACCCCCCCTCGCCCCGGGCGCCTTCGGTCATCAGGATATGTTTGCCGGTAATGCAGGTGGGATGAAACTGAACGAATTCCATGTCCTTGATTGGTACTCCCGCCCAGTATGGCATCGTTACGCCCAGGGCGGTGGAGCTGTAGGAATTGGTGGTGCGCCCATAAACCCGGCCCGATCCCCCGGTTCCAAAAATCACCGCATGGCCAAGAAACGCCTCCAACTTGCCGGTACGCATGTTGAAAGCGGTCAAACCGTGGCAGACGTTATCTTCGATGATCAAGCCGACGGCATAGTACTCGTCGTAGAGCTGCACCCTGTCTTTGAGGGTCAGATATTTCTGGTAAACGGCGTGCAGCAGAAAGTGGCCGGTTCTGTCGGCCCCATAGCATGTTCTGGGGAAAGCCGCCCCGCCGAAAGGCCGCTGGGCGATGGAGCCATCGGCAAAGCGGGAAAAGGGAACGCCCCAGTGGTCCATCTCGCGGACCGTCTTCGGGGCCTGTTCGGTCATGATCAGAATCGCGTCCTGATCGCCGAGGAAATCCCCTCCTTTGGCTGTATCATAGCCGTGACGTTCGGGGCTGTCGTCCTTTCCATCCGGATGATTGCACATGGCGGCATTGATTCCTCCCTGCGCCTCTCCGGAATGGGAACGGATGGGGTAAATCTTGGATATCCAGCCGACATCCACTCCCCTGAGGGCCGCCTCGTCAACTGCCCTCGTTCCCGCCAACCCTCCTCCGACAACAATCAACTCGTGGGCATGAACATCCATCAATGGTTCCTCCCTCAGTATTTTTCCAGTCTGTTGTGTTTGCGGTCTAAAGCTTCTTTTCCCTTTTTGTCAAGGGAAAAACGGAGTCTGACATTGCTATTTTTTTTTTGAGAATTTCCGCCATCCGCTGACCCAGCTCGGCGGGATTTTTCTCCACGATAACGCCGGCATTTTCGAGGGCCTTGAATTTATCGGCGGCTGTTCCTTTTCCGCCGGAGATGATCGCCCCGGCATGCCCCATCCGCCGTCCCGGCGGGGCGGTTCTGCCGGCAATAAAGGAGACGACCGGTTTTTTCACCTGCGAGATGATGAACTCCGCCGCCTCTTCTTCCGCCGTGCCGCCGATCTCGCCAATCATGACAATAGCCTCTGTCTGCGGATCATGTTCGAACAGGTACAGGATGTCCGTAAAGCCTGAGCCGACAATCGGGTCTCCGCCTATTCCTACCGAGGTTGACTGGCCTATTCCCAGATTCGTCAACTGCCAGATCACCTCGTAGGTGAGGGTGCCGCTGCGCGAGACAACTCCGACGTTTCCCTGTTTATGGATAAAGTTCGGCATGAAGCCGACCTTTCCTACTCCCGGGGTTGTGATTCCCGGGCAGTTCGGGCCGATCATTCTGGCCCTGGACCCCTTCAGCGCCTGTTTTACGCGAACCATCTCGAGGACGGGAATTCCCTCCGTCATGCAGACTATAAGCTCAATGCCCGCTTCAATAGCCTCGAAGACGGCATCCGGGGTAAAGGCCGCCGGCGTGTAGATCGCGGAAACATTGGCCCCATGCCTTTTAACGGCATCCGCCACGCACTCATAAACGGGGATGCCGTCCAATTCTGCACCCCCTTTGCCCGGAGTAACGCCGGCAACAATCCTTGTTCCCATCTTCACCGCTTCCCGGGTGTGAAAGCTCCCTTCGGAGCCGGTGATCCCCTGAATTACAATCCGTGACTCTTCATCCAGCAATATGGCCATAGGAAATTCTCTCCTCGACGTCTTTCATTTTTTAATCAAAGTCCGCCTTTTTACGAAGGCGACACTTGGTTAGGCAAGCTTACGGCACCAGAGCGACAGCCTGCTGGGCCGCCTCGTAAAGACCCTCCGCCACCGTGAACCGGAGCCCCGATTCATTGAGCATCTTTCTGCCTTCGGCAACATTCGTCCCCTGGAGCCTCACCACCAGCGGCAGCTTAATCTCGATATTGCGAGCGGCCTGGATCAGCCCGGCGGAAACCCTGTCGCACCGAAGAATGCCGCCAAAGATGTTTACGAGGATGCACTTTACATGGGGATCGGCGGTCAGGATTTTGAAAGCTTTTTCAATTTGTTCCGGCGATGCGCCACCGCCGACATCGAGGAAGTTGGCCGGTTCCCCGCCCGCCATCTTGATCATGTCCATCGTCGTCATCGCAAGCCCCGCCCCATTGACCATGCAGCC carries:
- a CDS encoding HAD family hydrolase, with protein sequence MTAAVESMMLFDFDGVLADSLHLYSEAVRLILERIGTPIVSSRADYLELFEGNFYESMAGRGVDLAAFSLAAKEILPGLDYSAMRPFPGLIPVLSSLQKDNLLAVVSSNGSQTIAKALSSFGFLTYFQDILGSDFLFSKREKISHALSKYGVSPSQTYYIGDTTGDIAEAKAAGVVSVAAAWGWHSREKLAAASPDFLIDTPHGLLDLGSKGGRRSASAES
- a CDS encoding D-alanyl-D-alanine carboxypeptidase, with amino-acid sequence MGIHIIIVLVNPARKKFIDIKGHNYYCTPQLWAQSAGILAGALRCQGFFSHRGGLAIVKRSISVLIILSALFFWPHLSAADGLKLTCRSAILMDMNTGRILYSHFADTRLQPASITKILSLYIADEAIKAGRTRLSDQVRISRKASNTGGSRMFVQAGSEIPLGELMKGIAVVSANDGSVALAEYLGGTVEQFVAQMNRKARELGMFNSNFQNPNGLPAKDQFTTARDMLVLARSYLQRFPEALDLHSTQYFTYNNITQRNRNSLLRHYPDADGLKTGWVAIAGYHIIATAKRGNTRLIAVVMGAKNPGIRARETEQLLDEGFRRINKGNRQG
- the gpmA gene encoding 2,3-diphosphoglycerate-dependent phosphoglycerate mutase; the encoded protein is MIRMVLLRHGESAWNLENRFTGWTDVDLTEKGIAEAHQAGRLLKEEGYTFDLAHTSVLKRAIRTLWIVLDEMELMWLPVYRSWRLNERHYGALQGLNKKDTADKYGMEQVHIWRRSYDTPPPALETTDERFSGSDPRYKGLKPAELPGGESLKNTLERVLPYWHEAIVPDLRAGKKLVIVAHGNSIRALVKYLDDVPDNVITELNIPTGIPLIYELDDNLRAVNHFYLGDQDAVAQATASVANQLNKK
- a CDS encoding succinate dehydrogenase, whose amino-acid sequence is MEDTKNADRIIRRRDSLSLSEWRATQVGMWAWLIQRFSALLIVILISLHLVYPYMVSLQAIMAFLVFLHAALGLRVIFLDLGANTALHKTLFYVMIALAFVLFVIVLKYRILYF
- a CDS encoding cytochrome b N-terminal domain-containing protein → MEQTLGNKMGAWELLKTKFFYKPLSKDIGWWYTLGSLSLFLFIIQVITGFLLAGNYVPTLAEAYGSVEHIQNELTLGWLIRGVHHWASHFMVLTVFIHLLRAFFHGGYKKPNQFIWVTGLGLFFLTALMALTGYILPWSDRSYWAATILAKVFEFLPLIGGWLANMVGGIQVGGLTLTRYGSLHMILLPMAILAVIANHVALIQIHGEKGPPPREGIEVGTQPFFPYQLAKDAIASLLMMAALFMLARYVGVPADPAAQPLAPINSVPKPEWFILFGYEILKMFEGKSIVIALTVLPLFGIAVLLFLPFYDKNPERAYTKRPLAIATGFGAVILILYLTLIAEVSSPLPGKFFVPDRPLAVKELAGLALFEKNVCYSCHSIEGVGMKNAPDLWKVGTKRDQEFLRNLLKDPDKTLGKKGKMVKYHLDDADREALVSYLRSIDFTHYKAKRIEPSLFRSAHIIYRNEQGITDREVSGRTQQIVALLEKNKEELQEKSPLAKTSREEIAKLAGYFAANYK
- the sdhB gene encoding succinate dehydrogenase iron-sulfur subunit, with translation MAQIGEKAVIEILRYDPQADKKPHYETYEVPVVKGLTVLESLYYILENYDGGLSYRSSCRAAVCGSCGMKINDKFALACRTLVENIKSPRIKVEPLANLPLIKDLVVDMTDFYEKYTLVEPFLIPKEIPPEKEFYQSPDDRKSVDGLVECIMCGACYAACTMAGWDQKFPGPFGMLAADGKLRDTRDKLGSERIVNLSDEHGIWRCHDEFNCMEACPKQLSPTGAIHHLKRTAVKYRFTSPKRKELVDEETKPLPVAFPEAVSARRNFMKTAFWGGTGAIGAGFLLMFPPLFSKPARGWESGWIKWGEMPNLQPDIPLEITYNRQKWERGKLVSYPKRAYLVKDEAGALSAMDPTCTHLGCICYWDESIRMFLCPCHGGAFNKEGKVTLGPPPTPLAHLKVKVEGGILYLQEEGA
- a CDS encoding FAD-binding protein: MDVHAHELIVVGGGLAGTRAVDEAALRGVDVGWISKIYPIRSHSGEAQGGINAAMCNHPDGKDDSPERHGYDTAKGGDFLGDQDAILIMTEQAPKTVREMDHWGVPFSRFADGSIAQRPFGGAAFPRTCYGADRTGHFLLHAVYQKYLTLKDRVQLYDEYYAVGLIIEDNVCHGLTAFNMRTGKLEAFLGHAVIFGTGGSGRVYGRTTNSYSSTALGVTMPYWAGVPIKDMEFVQFHPTCITGKHILMTEGARGEGGYLINNDGERFMKRYAPKAIELAPRDMVSRSIETELIAGRGINGEKYVYLDIRHLGRAKIDERLPGIKAICVDFLGIDPVTEPIPIRPAQHYSMGGIDCDHTCKTEVEGFYAAGECACVSVHGANRLGGNSLLETIVFGEIAGRNASLAIQGKGAPKDDSLVKEALRKKEKELEELYNRGGSEDPYKIRDEVHDIVDNKVQIFRNKADLESALQEIRAVKKRFRNIRSAAKGSVFNFDRTWTLEIAAGIDLAEVITLGALAREESRGAHSRTDFPNRDDANWQKHTIARFTEDGPELSYKPVTITKWQPEERKY
- the sucD gene encoding succinate--CoA ligase subunit alpha; the encoded protein is MAILLDEESRIVIQGITGSEGSFHTREAVKMGTRIVAGVTPGKGGAELDGIPVYECVADAVKRHGANVSAIYTPAAFTPDAVFEAIEAGIELIVCMTEGIPVLEMVRVKQALKGSRARMIGPNCPGITTPGVGKVGFMPNFIHKQGNVGVVSRSGTLTYEVIWQLTNLGIGQSTSVGIGGDPIVGSGFTDILYLFEHDPQTEAIVMIGEIGGTAEEEAAEFIISQVKKPVVSFIAGRTAPPGRRMGHAGAIISGGKGTAADKFKALENAGVIVEKNPAELGQRMAEILKKKIAMSDSVFPLTKREKKL